A genomic segment from Klebsiella africana encodes:
- the diaA gene encoding DnaA initiator-associating protein DiaA — MLDRIKACFTESIQTQIAAAEALPDAISRAAMTLVQSLLNGNKILCCGNGTSAANAQHFAASMINRFETERPGLPAIALNTDNVVLTAIANDRLHDEIYAKQVRALGHTGDVLLAISTRGNSRDIVKAVEAAVTRDMTIVALTGYDGGELAGLLGQQDVEIRIPSHRSARIQEMHMLTVNCLCDLIDNTLFPHQDD, encoded by the coding sequence GCTTTACCGAAAGCATTCAAACCCAAATTGCCGCAGCGGAAGCCCTCCCGGACGCCATCTCCCGGGCGGCGATGACGCTCGTGCAGTCCCTGCTCAACGGCAACAAAATCCTCTGTTGTGGTAATGGCACCTCCGCCGCCAACGCACAGCATTTTGCTGCCAGCATGATTAATCGTTTTGAAACGGAACGCCCTGGTTTACCTGCCATTGCACTAAATACCGATAATGTGGTCTTAACTGCCATCGCTAACGATCGCCTGCATGACGAGATCTACGCCAAGCAGGTGCGCGCCCTGGGACACACCGGCGATGTGCTGTTGGCGATCTCCACACGCGGTAACAGCCGGGATATTGTCAAAGCGGTGGAAGCCGCTGTGACCCGCGACATGACCATCGTCGCGTTAACCGGCTATGACGGCGGTGAGCTGGCTGGCCTCTTAGGTCAGCAGGATGTCGAAATCCGCATCCCCTCCCATCGCAGCGCGCGTATTCAGGAGATGCATATGCTAACCGTCAACTGTCTGTGCGATTTGATAGATAACACCCTTTTTCCACACCAGGACGATTAA